The sequence AAGTTTGAAGAAGCCGCCAGACAAGGTGCTAAAGCTTGTTTGATTATTCACAACACTGCCGCTGCCAGCTATCCTTTTAGTGTTCAGCAAAATAGTTTTAATACAACCCGGTTAAAATTAGACAACAGAGGAAAAGATATACCTAATTGCGATATCATTGGATGGGTGCCTGAAAATGTGGCAAACCTTTTATTTCTTGCTGCCGGATTTGATTCAACGCTATTGGTAAAAGCCAATCAGCCAGCATTTAAAGCTGTTCAGCTAAACTTACAATTGAGTACTTCAATGCAAGTAAAATCCAACTTCAATCAATCCAGTAATGTTGTTGCAAAGATTACTGGAAGCAAAAGACCAGATGAAGTCATTATTTATACTGCACACTGGGATCATCTTGGTATTGGCAGGCCAAATAAAGATGGAGACTCAATATACAACGGGGCATTGGACAATGCTTCCGGTACTGCCGGACTTCTTGAAATGGCACGGGCTTTTAAAAACATGAAAACCAGACCGGAAAGAACTATTGTTTTTTTAGCTGTGACTGCCGAAGAACAAGGACTTTTAGGGTCTGCCTACTATGCCGAGAATCCAATATTCCCTATCGAGAATACGGTAGCGAATATCAATATGGATGGACTCAATCGATTTGGAAAAACAAAAGACATGGTTGTAGTAGGACAAGGACAGTCTGAACTGGAAGACTATTTAGAAGAAGCTATTAAAAAGAAGGGTGGTTATCTTTCTTTTGATCAGCATACTGAGGCAGGTTATTACTACCGTTCTGACCATTTTAATTTTGCTAAAAAAGGAATTCCAGCTTTGTTTGCCAATAGCGGTAAAGATTATATTGGAAAGGACACTGCATATGGAAAAGCATTGGAACAAGAATACAATGACAATCACTATCATCAGCCTTCTGATCATTTTGACGCTTCTACCTGGACAGGTGATGGCGCAATAAATGATTTGCAATCTTTATTTATCATTGGCAGAAGAATGGCATTTGAAACTAGTTTTCCTAAATGGAAAGATGGGTCTGAATTTAAATTAATCAGAGAAAAGAAAAAACCATGATTACGAAATTGGACATTGAGCAAACGCATGGGAAAATTAAATCTTTTATACATCAGACTCCTGTTTTAACAAACAGCAGTATCAATGAAATGGCAGGAGCTGATTTGTATTTTAAATGCGAAAACTTTCAAAAAATTGGCGCTTTCAAAATCAGGGGTGGAATGAATGCTTCCCTGAGTTTAACAGCTGAACAACTTTCTAGAGGTTTGGCAACCCACTCTTCGGGAAATCATGCGCAGGCTATTGCGTTTGCTGCAAAGACATTGGGCACAAAAGCATATATTGTTATGCCCAGTAATTCTCCTTCAGTAAAAGTGAATGCAGTTAAAGGGTATGGTGCCGAAGTAATTTTTTGCGAACCCAATCAGCTGGCCAGAGAAACTGCTTTACAAAAAGTAGTGGAAGAAACCGGTGCCGAATTTATTCATCCCTACGATGATGACAGAGTAATTACAGGTCAGGCAACCTGTGTGAAGGAGCTAATATCTTCTGTACCTGACTTGGATGCAATCTTTACTCCTGTTGGAGGAGGTGGTTTATTATCAGGAACTGCGCTGGGAACCCATTATTTTCATCCATCGGCAAAAGTATACGCAGGAGAACCTGAAGGGGCAGCAGATGCTATTCTAAGCTTTCAATCTGGCAAAGTAGAAAAAGCACCATATGTAAATACCATTGCTGATGGATTATTAACTACACTGAGTGAAAGAACCCTGTCTATTATTCGTAAACATGTTGAAGATATTTTTCTGGTGTCTGAAGAAGAAATTAAAGCGGCACTAAGGTTGGTATATGAACGTATGAAAATTATTGTAGAACCCAGTTGTGTGGTTCCTTTGGCAGCTATTCTTAAAAATAAAAATCAGTTTCAGGGCCAAAAAATCGGAATTATTCTAACTGGGGGAAATGTGGATTTGAAAAAATTTGGTGAATGGTTTAAAGATTAGCAATTATGCCTGAACAGTATAATGATTTTGATGCAATAGTAATTGGCTCAGGAATCAGCGGAGGATGGGCTGCCAAAGAACTTTGTGAAAAAGGATTGAAAACACTTGTGTTGGAAAGAGGTAAGATGGTAGTGCATAAAAAGGATTATCCAACAGCCAATTACAACCCATGGGATATGCCTCACCGTGGTAAAATTCCGCCCCCTGAAATGGATATGGATCCAATCGTTAGTAATTGTTATGCGTATAAGGAAGATACAAAGCATTTCTTTGTAAAGGACAATGAGCATCCATATGTTCAGGAGAAACCATTCAGTTGGATAAGGGGCTATCAGGTTGGAGGAAAATCATTATTGTGGGCAAGGCAAACCCAGCGATGGAGTCCGTATGATTTTGAAGCTCCAAAGCGAGATGGTTTTGCAGTTGACTGGCCAATTCGATATAATGATTTGTCTGATTGGTATAGTTATGTTGAGAAATTTGTTGGAATCAGTGGGAATAAAGATGGATTGGATATTTTACCGGACGGAGAATTTCTGCCCGCCTGGGAAATGAATTGCGCTGAAAAAATCATTCAGCAAAAAATCATGGAAGCATTTCCTGACAGACATGTAGTACAAGGAAGATGTGCCCATCTAACACAACCCACCGCTGAACATGTAGCACAGGGAAGGGGACAGTGTATGGCAAGAAACTTATGTGCCAGGGGTTGTCCTTTTGGGGCTTATTTTAGTACGAATAGTGCTACATTACCCGCTGCAGAAAAAACAGGTAATCTGCATATAAAAACTCATTCAGTGGTTGATTCTATCATCTATGATGAGAAAATGGGTAAAGCAACTGGAGTAAAAGTTGTTGATGCACTAACACATGAAGTGAAAATTTATACGGCAAGAATCATTTTTGTAAATGCCTCCTGTTTAAATACCAATTTAATTTTGCTTAATTCCCGAAGCAATTATTTCCCCGAAGGATTGGGAAATAAAAATGGTCTTTTGGGAAAGTATATTGCTTTCCATAATTATAGGGGCAATATCACAGCTCAGTTTGATGGTCCGATGGATCAGTATTATTATGGAAGAAGACCAACGCAGCTGATGATGCCCAGTTTTAAAAATGTCTATAAACAAGAGGCAGATTTTTTAAGAGGGTATATGGTGCATTTTAGTGCGGCAAGGGGTTTGCCAAAGGTGGATGGTGTAGGTGCAGGTTATAAAAATGCAATTACTGAGCCAGGAACTTGGCATGTATATATGATGATGCAGGGCGAAACCATTCCCAAAGAAAGCAATCGGGTTTACTTAAGTGAATATGAAAGAGACGATTGGGGAATACCACAGCTCGTGGTGAATGTTGATTATGACGAGAATGATGAAAAGCTTTTGCAGGACTTTTTTAATGAAGGGAAGAAGATGCTTGAAAAAGCAGGCTGTACTCAGATAAATACATGGGATAGTAAACAGCCACCCGGTTTAGATATCCATGAAATGGGTGGGGTCAGAATGGGACGTGACGAACAAACTTCACTTTTGAATGAATACAATCAATTGCATCACTGTAAGAATGTTTTCGTTACCGATGGTGCCTGCATGACTTCTACAGGTAATCAAAATCCTTCTTTAACGTATATGGCACTCACAGCTAGAGCAGCCCATTTCGCTGCAGCAAAGTGTAAAGAGGGAGAATTGTAACATTCTGCAATCTTTAGGATGGGTGTACAGTTGATGATTTTAATTTCCAAAGCTGACCTTCATACAGAAAGGGCTTGAACTGGATATAGTATTTGTCGTGGTCTACAATAAAGTCATAAACTAAATCATAGCGCTCCTCCATGAATGTATAAAATTTCTTTTTATTGTAAAACCAGCAAGTATATGAAGCAGGGGTTCCGTAATAAATTGGGGGAACATGCTGAATGGCAATTCTATCCCTTTCTTCATCGTTAAAAGCTATATAGTCAATATATAAATACTTTACGCCGCTTAGAGCAATCTGATCAAGGAGTTCGTAGGTTTTTTCGATATACTGTATTACTCCTGAAAAAATAACAATGTCTGGTTTGTGATGTTGCAGACATTCTTCCAAAGAATAATAAAAATGAAGGCGCTCATGTTCAAATTCTTTTCTTCCAGCTTCAACATAATTGGGTTGTTCTACAATACACCAATGTAAATTATGAACAGATTGTAAATGGTGTCTCTTATGGTTGTAAGTTGTGCCCAACGAACCGCCAAAATCCAGGACAGTCAGGTTGCAACTGTTTTCAGCAGCAACAGTTAGCAGCGTAGCTAACATGCTGAAATTCATTTTAGGTTTATCGTATACTATGCCATCCCGCTCGTAGACAACTTCTCCACTAACTACTTTGCGAGTTGTTTCCTTTATTTTTTCAAGAATGTTTTGCTCATTATATCCACTGGCAATTTTATTGGCAGCTTCAAAACTTGCATAATCTCCTTTCCAGCCATATTTAAAGCTATACCAATAAAGGGTCTTGAAAATTGGTGGAACAAATTGTTTTATCAGGTAATGCATAATACTCTGTAAAAATATTATGCGTTACTGAAACCTAAGAGATAATTATATAACTGGTAGTTGTTAACTCTTCCTAATCTTTAATATCCTGCCACAGAATCATCCCCACGCTTATCTGCTGCAGTTTCCCTAATTTTATTGGGTAATATTCGAATCCCATCTGTTCTTCCAATGCTTGACCGGTCTTTAAGCAGGTACCCCATTTTCTGCAATGCATCTTTGGTTTTACTATTGAATCCGGTTTCAATCATTACTTCATCAGGCAACCATTGGTGATGAAATTTAGGTGCGTCAATAGCGTCGCCCAGGGTTTTATTAAAATCTATTACATTGATTAATGCCTGATAAACAGAAGTTGGAATGGTTGTACCTCCGGGAGTTCCTATGACGATATATGGTTTTTTGTTTTTTAATACCATGGTAGGGGTCATTGAACTAAGCATTCTTTTGCCAGGCACAATAGCGTTTGCTTCTCCACCCACAGCTCCAAACATATTGGGTACGCCGGGTTTTACACTGAAATCATCCATTTCATTATTCAAAAGAAATCCGGCACCCCCAACGACAACTTTTGATCCATAACTCCCGTTTAAAGTTGTAGTAACAGCTACCATATTTCCAGCGGCATCAACTACGCTTAAATGAGTGGTTTCCTCACTTTCATGAATAACACCAGCATTTACTTCCTTGCTGCTGCCTGCTTTGTCTGCTGCATAATCACTCATACGCTGCTGTAAATACTGTTCACTTATTAAAGTCTTGACCGGTACTTTCCAGAAATCAGGATCACCCATATGTTCAGCACGATCAGCAAAAGCTCTTCTTTCAGCTTCTATCATTAATTGAACGGACTCTGGGGTTTGAAATCCCATTTTACTCATGGGATATTTTTCTACCATCTTCATCATCTGCGCCAATAAGATTCCTCCACTGCTGGGGGGAGCAAAACTGACAATTTCGTTTCCTCTGTAATTAAAAACAATCGGCTCTCTAAGTTTCGCAGTATAATTTTTTAAATCAGCGTGAGTGATAATGCCTCTGCCTCTTTCCATTTCGGCAGTAATCAAATCTGCTGTTTTGCCACCGTAAAATCCCATGGCACCTTCTTTCTGAATTCTTTCCAAAGTATGGGCAAGATCTTTTTGGATAAGTGTGTCACCTACTTTCCATCGGGTTGGTTTATAAAAAGCGGTTGGTTGTGTACTAAAACGGGCAATGGCATCTTTAACACTGCTGATGCTTGCTGCTTCTTTTTCTGTTAGCACAAATCCCTTGGCCGCAATGTCAATGGCTGGTTGAATTAATTCTGCAAAAGGTAATTTTGCATAGGAATGTGTAGCAAATAATCCTGCAACTGTACCTGGAATACCTGATGCCAGATGCCCATTCTGAGATAAGTTTAACTGGGCATTTCCATTTTTATCCAAATACATATCTCTGGATGCTTTTTCAGGTGCAGATTCTCTGTAGTCAATGCCAATAAGTTCTCCGTTGGTTTTACGTGCTAGTAAAAACCCTCCGCCTCCGAGGTTGCCTGCGTTGGGAAAAACTACAGCCAATACAAGTTGAGTTGCAATGGCTGCATCAAAAGCATTGCCTCCTTTTTTCATAATGGCTGCGCCAACCATGCTTGCCAATGGATGTGCACTACTAACAGCAGCTTGTTTAAAATTGCCCCTTTTTACTACTGTATAGTTAAAAGGGTCTACTTCTTTGTTGGGGCCAACAATCGAAGGTATCTGTTGTGCGTTGGCTATCACAAATGATCCCAGAAGAATAAATACGGATAAATACTTTCTCATAGTACAATTTACAATTTTATGGGGTTTTATTTCCCATTATTCCTACTTTCATGCTTCATTTTTAAACTTATGAAGAAATTATTATTTGGACTAGTTTGTTTGAGTTTTTCTCTACTATCGGAAGCGCAGTCTGTTCTCAGCCCTGAACAATTTTTGGGTTACAAAGTGGGGACCCGTTTTACCCGACACCACCGTATTGTTGAATATGTTAAGTCTGTTGCAGCTGCAAGGCCCGATATGGTTAAATTGGAAAAGTATGGTGAAACCAATGAAGGGCGAGAATTAATGCTGGCGTTTGTAAGCACTCAGGAAAACATTCAGCAACTGGAACAAATCCGCATCAATAATTTAAGAATGGCTGGCCTGGCTAAGGATAAAGCTGCACCTGCAGTGGAAAATGCACCTGCTATTGTATGGTTAAGTTATAATGTACATGGTAATGAAGCTTCTTCTTCAGAAGCTTTTCTCTTAACTATTCATGCATTAACGGATCCCAATAATAAAGCGACCAAAGAATGGTTAAAAAATACCATAGTTGTAATGGATCCCTGCATCAATCCGGATGGAAGAGACCGTTATATTAATTGGTACAATTCTGTTGTTGGGAAGCACTACAATGCAGACCCTTCATCCAGAGAGCATGCTGAACCCTGGCCAGGAGGAAGAAGTAATCATTATAATTTTGATTTGAACAGAGACTGGGCCTGGCAAACACAGGTAGAAACCCAGCAAAGAATAAAAAAGTATCATGAATGGATGCCACAGGTGCATGTAGATTACCACGAACAAGGCTTTAATGAACCCTATTACTTTGCGCCAGCAGCAGAACCATTGCATGAAGTCATTACTCCATGGCAGCGTGATTTTCAAGTTATGATTGGCAGAAATCATGCAAAATATTTTGACCAGAATAATTGGTTGTTTTTTACTAAAGAAAGATTTGATTTACTATATCCAAGTTATGGCGATACCTATCCGGTTTACAATGGCGCTATTGGTATGACGTATGAGCAAGGGGGTATACGGGCCGGATTAGGAATATTAAATGAAGACAATGATACACTCACTTTAGTAGACAGAGCTGCACACCATTTTACCACCGGATTGTCTACAATTGAAATTGCCTCTAAAAACAAAAGCAGATTACTGACTGAGTTTAAACAGTTTTTTGATGATAGCAGGGCTGGTAAGATTGGTGAGTATAAGACATATGTTTTCACAGCAAAAGATGAAAACAAAATAGCTGCCCTTAAAAAATTATTGAGTCAGAATGGTATTGAGTATGGAGTCTTAACAAATAAGAATTTCCGTGGGTTCAATTATTTTACTGGCAAAGACGATGCCTTCAATGATGAGGGGAACCATATTGCAGTAAGTTCTTATCAACCAAGAGCAGTAATGGCAAAGGTATTACTTGAGCCAAGAACCATTGTTACTGATTCCAATACCTATGATATTACAGCATGGGCTGCTGCATATGCTTATGGAATTAAAGGGTATGCAGTAAAAGAAAGATTGGTAGTTAATCCAGAAAACAGTTCCGCTGTTTCTATTTCCCCGATAAATAGTAATTATGGTGCCTTGGTACCTTATACCTCTTTTAATAGTGCTAAAGTTTTGGCGTATTTGCTAAAGCATGGCGTGAAAGTTCGCTTTGTTGAAAAACCATTCACCTATAAAGGCAAGAGCTACGATAGGGGCACGCTGCTGGTATTAAAAACAAGTAATCCACCCGAATGGCAATCTGTATTGAATACTGCATGTAAACAATTTAATGTTCAGGCTGATGGGGTAGAAACCGGGTATATGGATAAGGGTGCAGACTTTGGTTCTCCTGATATCAAAAATATTTCAGCCACTCCTAAAGTGGCCATGTTGACCGGAGAGCAAACTTCCTCTCTGGCAGCAGGAGAAGTTTGGCATTATTTTGATAAAATTCTGGAATATCCTGTAACCCTGCTTAATGCAGTTGATGTAGCCAGATATAATTTTAAAAATTACGATGTACTGGTTATCCCAGATGGCAATTACCGTGTATTAAATGATAAATCTGTATCCGATAAATTAAAGGATTTTGTTCGAGGTGGTGGAAAGATTGTAGCAATGGAGAATGCAATGGCAAGCATGAGCAGAGGAGATTGGGGTATTAAATTAAAGGAAGGGAAAGCGGATGAATCTGCCGACTCAAATAAAAAATACGGAGACCGTGAAAAAGATTATTTAACCAATTCTATTCCTGGAGCAATTTATAAAGTTGATTTAGATAATACGCATCCTTTGGGTTTTGGGTATCCTGATTTTTATTATACACTTAAGCAGGATGGCAATGTATATGAATATATGAAGGATGGATGGAATGTTGGCACTATCAAAAAAGACGCATATGTTACCGGTTTTGTCGGAGCTAAATTGAAGCCAGGAATTAAAGATGGAATGCTTTTCGGAGTTCAGGATATGGGTGCTGGTACGGTAGTGTATATTGCTGAAGATCCATTGTTCAGAAACTTCTGGGAGAATGGTTATTTGCTAATTGCTAATGCGGTATTTCTGGCAGGAAAATAAACTTACATTCATTTGAATCTATATAAAAAAAGGGTAAGCACTGTGCTTACCCTTTTTAGTATTTGTGTAAATCATTTCAACATTACAGTTTAATATTTAGTGCCATCATAAAATTTCTACCAGCCATCGGGTAATAGAAATTTTCTGTAATTGCAGAACCACCGGCTACATAACTGAATGTATAACCATTGGGCTCATATTTTTTATCGAAAATATTGTTTAGTTGAAATATCAACTGGGCTTCTTTAATCCACTTGTGCTTTATGGTATAGATGGTTCGGAAATCCTGTGTGTAAAATCCATTCAGTTTTCTGTTTTCATTCTGGGTATTGTCTAAATACTGTTTACTTACCCATTTATTCAACAAACTGATTTCCCAGTTACTCAAAGGATTAATGTTGATGCTTAGAGCTGATACCATAGAAGGGGAGAATGATATATCTGTATTGTTGTGAACAATTGCCAATTGGCCGCCATTATCGTAATCATCAATAAATTCTGTAAATGTTCTGATTTTGTTCCTGCTGATGCTGGTATTACCAGAAAAATTTAGCCATTGATTAATTTTAGCACCTGTCTGTATTTCAATACCTGCTCTGTAGCTATTAGGAATATTGGTTCTGGTATAAGCCCCTACATCGTTGATTTCACCTGTAAGTGCCAATTGATTATTGTATTTCATGTAGTAAGCTGTAATGCCAAACGAATATTTGGTAGTCTTTTTTTCAATTCCCAATTCCCAATCGTGAAGAGTCTCGTACGTTGGCTGACTGTTAATTCCTGCCTGAAAATCGTCCCTGTTCGGCTCTTTTCTTGCAACAGCATAACTTAAATAGGATTGCCATCCCATGGCATTGTAAACAATTCCTGCTTTAGGATTAAAAAAGCCGAAACTTCTGTTAACGCTTAATGTTGGATTGTCACTGAATCCATTCATTCTGTGTTTTACCCATCTGTATTGCAGGTCTGTAAAAACAGAAAGTTGACTGGTAATATTGGATTGCCATTTGGCATAGATGTTCGCATCTTTTTTAAGTGCGGGTAAATCATAATAACGATAATTGGCAGGCACGGTACCAATAGCTATGAATGGGATTGTTCCAAAATGAACTCCATCATAAGTAGACCATCCTCCACCCAGCGTAAATTCCTGCTTTTCTTTTTTATACTGCAGTGAAAAAATCTGTCCGTAGAAATGGTTGTCCAGCCAACGTTGTCTTACCAGGTCTGTTCTAGACAATGTATTGCCGCCTATTACTGGATTGGTTAATCCATAACGGGAGAATCGCTGATCAGCCTTGTATTCCTCGTAATATCCCTTTCCTCTGGTATAAAATAATGCGGTATTAAAAGACCAATTATTATTCAATACCGTATTGTAAAATAATTGGTAATGAGTTTGGGTGTAATTGTCAGTCTGGTTTTCATAGGGAGTACCAGCTTTCTCCGTTCCGGCAGGATTATTTGTTCTGTCTGTTTTTAGTAAACTTTCTGCTACACCGTACCAGGCCTGGTAGGTTTTTTCTTTACCAGAAAATACATTCAGTCTGAGGGAAGATTTTTTATTTAAATAAGCAGTACTAAAATAAAAAGATCTGAGATTACTACTCGCGCGATCTATGTAACCGTCACTGGCAATTCTGCTAAGTCTGGCATCAAAAGTGAAATGATTGCCAATTAAACCTGTTCCAAACTTAAGTGTATTTTTTATTGTATTGAAAGAACCAACACTATTGTTGATTTCAGTATAGGCATTACTGTTGAATTCATTGGTAGACATATTTAGTGTAGCCCCAAATGAACTGGCACCATTTGAAGATGTACCTGCCCCTCTTTGAATTTGAATACTGTTAACTGAAGAGGCGAAATCGGGAAGATTTACAAAAAATGTTCCCATACTTTCTGCATCATTATAAGGAATGCCATTTAATGTAACATTAATTCTGGTGGCATCGGTTCCTCTGATCCTGATACCCGTATATCCCACACCATTACCTGCATCTGCATTTATTACAACTGAAGGTGTTTGATTTAGTAGGAAGGGTATATCTGTTCCCAGGTTTGTTTTTTCAATAGCTGCTTTATTCAGATTGGTTTTGGTAAAAGGCGCCCTATCTGCTGCACGAATGGCTTTTACTTCCAATGGCTGTAAAAACAGAGGGATAGGTGTCAATTCAAAAATAATTTCGCTTTTGTTGATTTTCTGCGCGCTCATTTGTGTTAACGCATTTGCCCCGATTCGCAAGTTGTTATAGCCTAAACTACTGATGTTAATCCCTTGTTTTGCATTAGTTGGGATGGTGAATTGACCTTGCTCATTGGCGATGATTTGTTGGTTCCCCCAACTGATAATTGCTCCTGTAACGGGTTGGAGACTTCCTTTTTCAACTACTTTACCCATTTGATTCTGGGTTTTGGGACTTTGCTGTGCAATAGCCAAAAGGCTAATAAATACAAGCAAGGTTGTTCCCATGATTTTTTTCTTCATTGCATGAATGATTTAAATGTAAAAAAATGGGAACAGGGAAATGCAATAGGAGAGGTAGTACAGTAAATTTCACCTTCCCTTCGCAGGAATTACCCTGTTCAGGTTCAACGGGTATTTCTCAGCCAAAGCAAATGCTTGAGCACCCCGAGGACGCCGTAAAAGTAAATCAATCTTTTTTAAATTGGATGTAACTTTTAACTTGTTGAATCGTTTTACTCAAAATGGCAGTAATGAAAAAACATTTATTATTCCTTATTGGACTTTGCTGGGCTTTTATGGCTTTTTCACAAGAAGAAAAAAAGCTGGTATTCGACGCAAATGCTCAAGCCAGGTCTGTGGGAGCATTCTCAGGAATTGAGATATCCGGTGCAATCAGTTTGTATTTATCCCAAGGGAAGGAATCGGCTGTGGCGGTAAGTGCCGGAGATGCAGATTTACTGGAGAAGATAAAAACAGAAGTTAGAAACAATGTGTTGTATATATATCTGGAAACCAAGGGTATGAGTTGGAAAAAGTGGGGGAACACCGGAATTAAAGCCTATGTTACTTTTGAAGATTTATCCAGCTTGGAGGCTTCCGGCGCATGCAATATTAAGACAGCAGGTACTGTGAAATTGGATGAACTGAAAATTCAGTTGTCTGGCGCATCTG is a genomic window of Sediminibacterium sp. TEGAF015 containing:
- the ggt gene encoding gamma-glutamyltransferase, with amino-acid sequence MRKYLSVFILLGSFVIANAQQIPSIVGPNKEVDPFNYTVVKRGNFKQAAVSSAHPLASMVGAAIMKKGGNAFDAAIATQLVLAVVFPNAGNLGGGGFLLARKTNGELIGIDYRESAPEKASRDMYLDKNGNAQLNLSQNGHLASGIPGTVAGLFATHSYAKLPFAELIQPAIDIAAKGFVLTEKEAASISSVKDAIARFSTQPTAFYKPTRWKVGDTLIQKDLAHTLERIQKEGAMGFYGGKTADLITAEMERGRGIITHADLKNYTAKLREPIVFNYRGNEIVSFAPPSSGGILLAQMMKMVEKYPMSKMGFQTPESVQLMIEAERRAFADRAEHMGDPDFWKVPVKTLISEQYLQQRMSDYAADKAGSSKEVNAGVIHESEETTHLSVVDAAGNMVAVTTTLNGSYGSKVVVGGAGFLLNNEMDDFSVKPGVPNMFGAVGGEANAIVPGKRMLSSMTPTMVLKNKKPYIVIGTPGGTTIPTSVYQALINVIDFNKTLGDAIDAPKFHHQWLPDEVMIETGFNSKTKDALQKMGYLLKDRSSIGRTDGIRILPNKIRETAADKRGDDSVAGY
- a CDS encoding methyltransferase, TIGR04325 family; translation: MHYLIKQFVPPIFKTLYWYSFKYGWKGDYASFEAANKIASGYNEQNILEKIKETTRKVVSGEVVYERDGIVYDKPKMNFSMLATLLTVAAENSCNLTVLDFGGSLGTTYNHKRHHLQSVHNLHWCIVEQPNYVEAGRKEFEHERLHFYYSLEECLQHHKPDIVIFSGVIQYIEKTYELLDQIALSGVKYLYIDYIAFNDEERDRIAIQHVPPIYYGTPASYTCWFYNKKKFYTFMEERYDLVYDFIVDHDKYYIQFKPFLYEGQLWKLKSSTVHPS
- a CDS encoding GMC oxidoreductase produces the protein MPEQYNDFDAIVIGSGISGGWAAKELCEKGLKTLVLERGKMVVHKKDYPTANYNPWDMPHRGKIPPPEMDMDPIVSNCYAYKEDTKHFFVKDNEHPYVQEKPFSWIRGYQVGGKSLLWARQTQRWSPYDFEAPKRDGFAVDWPIRYNDLSDWYSYVEKFVGISGNKDGLDILPDGEFLPAWEMNCAEKIIQQKIMEAFPDRHVVQGRCAHLTQPTAEHVAQGRGQCMARNLCARGCPFGAYFSTNSATLPAAEKTGNLHIKTHSVVDSIIYDEKMGKATGVKVVDALTHEVKIYTARIIFVNASCLNTNLILLNSRSNYFPEGLGNKNGLLGKYIAFHNYRGNITAQFDGPMDQYYYGRRPTQLMMPSFKNVYKQEADFLRGYMVHFSAARGLPKVDGVGAGYKNAITEPGTWHVYMMMQGETIPKESNRVYLSEYERDDWGIPQLVVNVDYDENDEKLLQDFFNEGKKMLEKAGCTQINTWDSKQPPGLDIHEMGGVRMGRDEQTSLLNEYNQLHHCKNVFVTDGACMTSTGNQNPSLTYMALTARAAHFAAAKCKEGEL
- a CDS encoding M28 family metallopeptidase codes for the protein MYKILKTILAISLFIACSTSVSRIDEGDGLEVFSADMLKKHISVLASDAFMGRKPFTEGETKTVNYLVEQFKLLGLEPGNGDSYIQSVPMANILAIAAPSMQVKSSKGSFSLQAFKDYIIWTDKTDSSFTLDNADLVFAGYGVVAPEYNWNDYAGLDVKGKVVMVMVNDPGFWIGDTSLFKGKAMTYYGRWTYKFEEAARQGAKACLIIHNTAAASYPFSVQQNSFNTTRLKLDNRGKDIPNCDIIGWVPENVANLLFLAAGFDSTLLVKANQPAFKAVQLNLQLSTSMQVKSNFNQSSNVVAKITGSKRPDEVIIYTAHWDHLGIGRPNKDGDSIYNGALDNASGTAGLLEMARAFKNMKTRPERTIVFLAVTAEEQGLLGSAYYAENPIFPIENTVANINMDGLNRFGKTKDMVVVGQGQSELEDYLEEAIKKKGGYLSFDQHTEAGYYYRSDHFNFAKKGIPALFANSGKDYIGKDTAYGKALEQEYNDNHYHQPSDHFDASTWTGDGAINDLQSLFIIGRRMAFETSFPKWKDGSEFKLIREKKKP
- a CDS encoding threonine ammonia-lyase, with amino-acid sequence MITKLDIEQTHGKIKSFIHQTPVLTNSSINEMAGADLYFKCENFQKIGAFKIRGGMNASLSLTAEQLSRGLATHSSGNHAQAIAFAAKTLGTKAYIVMPSNSPSVKVNAVKGYGAEVIFCEPNQLARETALQKVVEETGAEFIHPYDDDRVITGQATCVKELISSVPDLDAIFTPVGGGGLLSGTALGTHYFHPSAKVYAGEPEGAADAILSFQSGKVEKAPYVNTIADGLLTTLSERTLSIIRKHVEDIFLVSEEEIKAALRLVYERMKIIVEPSCVVPLAAILKNKNQFQGQKIGIILTGGNVDLKKFGEWFKD
- a CDS encoding M14 family metallopeptidase; this encodes MKKLLFGLVCLSFSLLSEAQSVLSPEQFLGYKVGTRFTRHHRIVEYVKSVAAARPDMVKLEKYGETNEGRELMLAFVSTQENIQQLEQIRINNLRMAGLAKDKAAPAVENAPAIVWLSYNVHGNEASSSEAFLLTIHALTDPNNKATKEWLKNTIVVMDPCINPDGRDRYINWYNSVVGKHYNADPSSREHAEPWPGGRSNHYNFDLNRDWAWQTQVETQQRIKKYHEWMPQVHVDYHEQGFNEPYYFAPAAEPLHEVITPWQRDFQVMIGRNHAKYFDQNNWLFFTKERFDLLYPSYGDTYPVYNGAIGMTYEQGGIRAGLGILNEDNDTLTLVDRAAHHFTTGLSTIEIASKNKSRLLTEFKQFFDDSRAGKIGEYKTYVFTAKDENKIAALKKLLSQNGIEYGVLTNKNFRGFNYFTGKDDAFNDEGNHIAVSSYQPRAVMAKVLLEPRTIVTDSNTYDITAWAAAYAYGIKGYAVKERLVVNPENSSAVSISPINSNYGALVPYTSFNSAKVLAYLLKHGVKVRFVEKPFTYKGKSYDRGTLLVLKTSNPPEWQSVLNTACKQFNVQADGVETGYMDKGADFGSPDIKNISATPKVAMLTGEQTSSLAAGEVWHYFDKILEYPVTLLNAVDVARYNFKNYDVLVIPDGNYRVLNDKSVSDKLKDFVRGGGKIVAMENAMASMSRGDWGIKLKEGKADESADSNKKYGDREKDYLTNSIPGAIYKVDLDNTHPLGFGYPDFYYTLKQDGNVYEYMKDGWNVGTIKKDAYVTGFVGAKLKPGIKDGMLFGVQDMGAGTVVYIAEDPLFRNFWENGYLLIANAVFLAGK